One window of the Magnolia sinica isolate HGM2019 chromosome 19, MsV1, whole genome shotgun sequence genome contains the following:
- the LOC131234417 gene encoding pentatricopeptide repeat-containing protein At5g04780, mitochondrial-like produces MKTLIFIYRKASSCVSYQSRVFSSIHGIKSETPKSENLTWVVTDSWEVSDLQHLLQICVRKRSVAEGKSCHACAIQAGLQTDTLVSNILINMYSKCGLIDSARQVFDRMLQRSIISWNTMIGAHTQNGDVQGALTLFKQMQNEGTPSSEFTLSSILCACAAKLAIGESKQLHAFALKTAFGSNVFVGTAVLDVYAKCNLIKDACKVFDGMQEKTAVTWSSMVAGFVQNDLYEEALALFHHAQKMGLEQTQFTLSAALSACANLAAQIEGTQVHAVLVRKGFGSNLFVATSLVDMYAKCGSIKEAYFVFSGAEEKNVVLWNAMVAGFSKHACSTEAMILFEKMQQAGMCPNEVTYISLLSACSHVGLVKDGRHYFDQMIRDNNIEPNVHHYSCMVDLLGRSGLICEARELIERMPFEATASMWGSLLGSCRIYGNLESAEVAADRLFKIEPDNAGNHVLLSNAYAVNKKWGGVVKARKALKDSGVKKAMGMSWIEVKSQVHTFVVGERSHPRMAEIYAKLDDLEKEMKKMEYKAEIEYDLHDVGDNQKEELLRHHSEKLALAFGLISQPLDAPITIKKNLRICGDCHSVMKFASKITGRVIIVRDTNRFHHFRDGSCSCRDFW; encoded by the coding sequence ATGAAAACTCTGATTTTCATATACAGGAAAGCTTCGTCTTGTGTCAGTTACCAATCTAGGGTCTTCTCTTCCATTCACGGCATTAAATCTGAGACACCCAAATCAGAAAATCTTACATGGGTTGTTACTGACAGTTGGGAGGTGTCGGATTTGCAGCATCTCTTACAGATATGTGTGAGGAAGAGGTCTGTTGCAGAAGGGAAGAGCTGCCATGCATGTGCGATTCAAGCAGGTCTACAAACAGACACATTGGTATCAAACATCCTCATCAACATGTACTCCAAATGTGGGCTCATTGACTCTGCACGTCAGGTCTTCGATAGAATGCTGCAACGAAGCATCATTTCATGGAATACCATGATTGGTGCGCATACTCAGAATGGAGATGTACAAGGGGCATTGACACTCTTTAAGCAGATGCAGAATGAGGGTACTCCATCAAGTGAATTCACTCTTTCAAGTATTCTCTGCGCTTGTGCTGCGAAATTGGCCATCGGTGAGAGCAAACAGTTGCATGCGTTTGCTCTCAAAACAGCATTTGGTTCCAATGTGTTTGTGGGAACAGCGGTGCTTGATGTCTATGCCAAATGCAATTTGATTAAAGATGCTTGTAAGGTTTTTGATGGTATGCAAGAAAAAACTGCGGTCACATGGAGTTCGATGGTGGCGGGGTTTGTGCAGAATGATCTCTATGAGGAGGCTCTAGCCTTGTTTCACCATGCCCAAAAGATGGGCTTGGAACAGACCCAGTTTACGCTTTCCGCCGCTCTCAGTGCTTGCGCAAATCTAGCGGCTCAGATTGAAGGGACCCAGGTGCATGCAGTGTTGGTAAGGAAAGGTTTTGGCTCGAATCTTTTTGTGGCCACCTCACTTGTGGACATGTACGCGAAGTGCGGAAGCATCAAGGAAGCTTACTTTGTATTCTCTGGCGCAGAAGAGAAGAATGTGGTGCTGTGGAATGCAATGGTCGCGGGCTTCTCTAAACACGCTTGTTCCACTGAGGCCATGATATTATTCGAGAAAATGCAGCAGGCAGGTATGTGCCCAAATGAAGTTACATACATTTCTCTTTTATCTGCTTGCAGTCATGTTGGTTTGGTCAAGGATGGACGGCATTATTTTGATCAGATGATCAGAGACAACAACATAGAGCCGAACGTCCATCACTATTCATGCATGGTCGACCTTCTTGGCCGTTCTGGTCTGATTTGTGAAGCTCGTGAACTGATTGAACGGATGCCGTTTGAGGCGACAGCTTCCATGTGGGGTTCACTGTTGGGCTCATGTAGGATCTATGGAAATCTTGAATCGGCGGAGGTTGCAGCGGATCGTCTGTTCAAGATTGAGCCGGACAATGCGGGAAACCATGTTTTGCTTTCAAATGCATATGCCGTGAATAAGAAGTGGGGGGGAGTTGTGAAGGCGAGGAAGGCTTTGAAAGACAGTGGGGTGAAGAAGGCGATGGGAATGAGTTGGATAGAAGTTAAGAGCCAGGTCCACACGTTTGTGGTTGGTGAAAGAAGCCATCCAAGAATGGCTGAGATCTATGCGAAGCTTGATGATTTGGaaaaagagatgaagaagatGGAATATAAGGCTGAGATTGAATATGATCTGCATGATGTGGGGGACAATCAAAAGGAGGAGCTGTTGAGACACCACAGTGAGAAGCTGGCTCTTGCCTTCGGTCTCATCAGCCAACCATTGGACGCACCGATCACTATCAAGAAGAATCTTCGCATTTGTGGGGACTGCCATTCTGTTATGAAGTTTGCATCGAAGATCACAGGGAGGGTCATCATTGTCCGGGATACAAATCGGTTTCACCATTTTAGGGATGGCTCGTGTTCGTGTAGGGATTTCTGGTGA
- the LOC131234419 gene encoding uncharacterized protein LOC131234419, with product MLTRQDADPQTDAGGRYWWAWEESSIRRYADIFYYYWYSMKGVDNYSNQACNGCLVRKFGETRAVYINHDYKKRKNEDGNYLDGGDLLALTVWQLIILDWSSPKSPLIGQVGLVQP from the exons ATGCTTACCAGACAAGATGCAGACCCACAAACGGATGCAGGTGGCAGATATTGGTGGGCCTGGGAAGAGAGCAGTATCCGCAGATATgctgatattttttattattattggtaTTCTATGAAAGGTGTTGACAATTACAGTAATCAGGCATGCAATGGTTGTTTGGTGAGAAAATTTGGTGAAACGAGAGCTGTATATATCAATCATGATTACAAGAAGAGGAAGAATGAAGATGGAAATTATTTGGATGGTGGTGATTTATTGGCATTGACTGTCTGGCAGTTGATCATCCTGGACTG GTCATCTCCCAAGTCACCCCTGATCGGCCAAGTCGGGCTGGTTCAGCCCTGA